The following nucleotide sequence is from Malania oleifera isolate guangnan ecotype guangnan chromosome 4, ASM2987363v1, whole genome shotgun sequence.
TCGTGTTTGGTTATGAATGAAAGTAAGGaagaatatataaaatataccaaattagcaaacaaaattttaattttatacgtcattaacatttaatttttaaaatttttttaattatattagaataacttttcaattttaatattgctgatttgaaaagaaaatacaaaggacaaagagtttttttttttcttttttcttatttttcttttttcaccTTTTCTAAAAGATAAATCTTTGATTCAAATGGACCCTAAAGTCGTGTTTGGAACTTAGAAAATGTTCGGATAAGGGAAGTAAAATATGAAGGAACTGTTTTCTCCATGTTTGGTtattaggaaaaaaaagaaagaaaataaaaaagaacaatATTATGATTCTACACATCATTAACacttgatttttcttaattttttaataatatagaACAAATTAGTATGGAGAGAAATTGTAATAAAAAGGTTTCTTCTTATTTccttccccctttttttttcccaACCAATGAACCCTAGTTGTATTAGTTTATATTAAGATTAAAAATCACTCTTAATAGAATTttgatataaataaaaaataaatgtcttTTCATTTCCCATCCTTTTTGTTAAAAGGGATTTCCTTGATTCAAACTTCAAAGGGAgcctaaaaaagaaaaggaaaatcaaCCCCTAGAGTACATAGTGTTTGGAACACAGTTTCAATCAAAACCATACCCCATTGATTCATGTAAAGTGCGGTGGTATAGCATTGAATCACCATCTCCCAAACGACTATAACACAAATCACAAGAAAAACCACAAAGACCAGCAGACTCATCTGTTACATAGAAGAGAAGCAACCAAATACTTGGCTCCTTTGGGAGCATTAATTTTCTAATTGCCAGTTTTGACAACTTTACAAGGGAgcatgattttctttttcttgcaGCCTCGTGCACAAACATCCCACCACAAACTGATACTCCCAACTGATGATGAAATCAATGGAACCATACAAGAGCCAGCTATTCTGAAGGTGCCACTGCAAACACCAACTACAATATATCTTCACCAGTGCAACCATTTTGTTATCCAAGAACAAGAGATCCAACCAGTGAAACACAAACCTGCCCAAGAGACTGCACCCTTCTTTGCACACAAAAgaatagcattttttttttttttttattactttgcTCGGAAATTAGTACAATTTTCCTGGCTAAAAATGGCTCCGGTTTATCTGTTTTCACACCACTTTTTGGTTCTCTGGCAAACCTGATGCAGCACGCAAGGATTGTCCATGGGCTGAGAATTGCAATTATATCAGAAGAGATGTGATCATGTTAACAATGTAGGAATCTAAAAAGGCAGCCAAGAAACAATGGAGAAATTTTAGAATGCAAATCTACCATCTTTCATCTCCCAGCCAATTATCCTTCTCCTTAGGGCCAGTTGGCCCTTCCTCACCATAAATCTCTGTAGGAAACAACTCAAAAATGGACTCCACAGAAAACCTAACAAACACTGGGAGGTGGCTAATTATCTTATCCAGTTCAGATCGTGCATCATACACAATGGTTGGACCCCATTCCCTCATATACTGCAGCCAACATGGCTCAGTAACAACTCCCTCTCCAAGATACTCAGCTGCAACAATCTGATACCGGGTGCTCGAATCCACAAAAAATTTGCTTCGGGCAGCATCATTCCTCACTCCTATCCCAATCTTGGATGGCCCTTGTATGTAGTTCCCGGGATGTGGGAAGCTAGCATGACCACTTTTGGATGAATAAACAATTGGTTTATTGCCTTCGATAAATTCCAAGTCAGAAGCATCCACCCATACACCACCACTGTGCTGTGAGAAGTATACACTCCAGAGCTCTCCAGTAAAGTTGCTCAAGCGAAGGGTGAAATGCTCCCAGTCACTGACATGCTCCCCTACCTTGCTCATTGCAATACTCACCAAACCAACCTTAATGGTAGCAGGCCCGTTGAAAGGGCAGAAAACCCACATTGCAATATCTGTGAAGGTTCCTCCCAAGGCAGGTTTCACATGAACATAAAGCTCCGCACTATTTATGTTCCCATATTTGAGATTGTTTCTTTTGTCATCATCATATGGCAAATCTATCCAATAATTCCCATCATTTGACCCACCGCTGGGCAGGTTTGAGCCTTGAGGATCGATGCATTCTCCATCTGGCTTGCCATCTCGAAACAgaagtgccccatttttgaaaaACCAAGGCACTGATGAAGGGAGATAAACATCATCAGGATGGAAGTACACTGTGGGCCCATAGTGCTCGATAAGAGCATGGATCTGGTTCAGATTGGGCATTGCATGAAGAGTGGAATCAAGATTTTTTAAGCATGCAATACTTAGTTCTTCTCCAGATGACAAGTAGGTGCTGCAGAAGAATGTGCCAACAGAAACACCTCTGCCCAACATTCCCCTTTCACAAGGCCTCGTGTTCCAAACTCGAAAAGGATACTTGGTTTTATCCACATCAAGTATCATATCATATGCCTCACATTTTCTCGTAAGATCAGCTCGGACACATCTAACTTCTTCGAGCATGGGTTCATCTGGCTTGTTAGTGACCACAAAGCCCACAGCTTTGTAACCCACAGGTGGGTTTGGCAGCCAAAAGTAGACATCTCCATCCTGGTGGGACTCTATACTCCAAATTAATGTGTAATTAAGGGGCTTCTTAAGAGCTGGAATGTTTGGTACTGA
It contains:
- the LOC131153536 gene encoding hypothetical protein At1g04090, with product MFGCDCFHWNEDPEFYPIEPAPFSLPAPLPRWPQGQGFAAGRICLGEIEVLKISEFESIWSCTTLHGREKGVTFYKPVGIPDGFFCLGYYCQPNDQPLRGFVLVAQNVSSSKPEVSCVHESVPNIPALKKPLNYTLIWSIESHQDGDVYFWLPNPPVGYKAVGFVVTNKPDEPMLEEVRCVRADLTRKCEAYDMILDVDKTKYPFRVWNTRPCERGMLGRGVSVGTFFCSTYLSSGEELSIACLKNLDSTLHAMPNLNQIHALIEHYGPTVYFHPDDVYLPSSVPWFFKNGALLFRDGKPDGECIDPQGSNLPSGGSNDGNYWIDLPYDDDKRNNLKYGNINSAELYVHVKPALGGTFTDIAMWVFCPFNGPATIKVGLVSIAMSKVGEHVSDWEHFTLRLSNFTGELWSVYFSQHSGGVWVDASDLEFIEGNKPIVYSSKSGHASFPHPGNYIQGPSKIGIGVRNDAARSKFFVDSSTRYQIVAAEYLGEGVVTEPCWLQYMREWGPTIVYDARSELDKIISHLPVFVRFSVESIFELFPTEIYGEEGPTGPKEKDNWLGDERW